A single window of Neurospora crassa OR74A linkage group VII, whole genome shotgun sequence DNA harbors:
- a CDS encoding potassium transporter, producing the protein MESTHSRLRTMLPPINFISIHYAYFIIVCLFASLIFWGSSNPAHSISYADSLFLVVSAMTETGLNTVNLSEMTTWQQILLFLLIIFGSAIWVSIWTVVARKHAFEKRFEDVVRAERLRRANRSSSVNLSRLRFMRFQGRRSLNVISPPAMTETLDLVSISTPSPGKSNNPILDVHAHHTHYTGTAKLSDKNTPQRSSTPAHIAFAETPHSSPENHPPTGFSTAAQHGYLVSQNNTARRIAPQRQEHLETEGDAKGDFSVRSLFARAAGRNAQFHGLSREERRVLGGCEYRALRVLAVIVPLYFFLWQFIGCMALGAWINRHRPEPPLRNGVNPWWLGIFNGASAFNNSGMSLLDLNMIPFQDSYYVLVTMGLLILAGNTAYPIFLRLILWGILQILDVATMETELRELKETLQFILDYPRRVYTNLFPQRQTWWLVFMVILVNSVDWVAFELLNMGNPAVESLPKGSRVVDGLFQAVAVRSGGFYVIAIPSLYIGVQVLYTIMMYISCFPVVITLRHTNVYEERSLGIYSGDPISPDIESGLHGRSGVTSLARHISHSGTSAIGQAFRHTLTWHGVGVRTPLTNSAADSRISFISVSYVDLIHSTKDCPHNDLPNSNKSRDNWRTICGGWRLRSLSSLRLRQATFWPIRPLSACST; encoded by the exons ATGGAGAGTACCCACTCGAGGCTTCGTACCATGTTGCCGCCCATCAACTTCATCAGCATTCACTACGCCTACTTCATCATTGTTTGCTTGTTTGCCTCCCTTATCTTCTGGGGCTCTTCCAATCCGGCCCATAGTATCAGCTATGCTGATAGTCTCTTCTTGGTTGTCAGTGCCATGACTGAAACGGGACTCAACACTGTCAACCTAAGTGAGATGACAACATGGCAGCAAATCttgcttttccttctcaTCATATTCGGCAGTGCCATCTGGGTTTCTATTTGGACCGTAGTCGCCCGCAAACATGCCTTTGAGAAGCGCTTCGAGGACGTCGTCCGCGCTGAACGGCTTCGAAGGGCCAATAGATCAAGTTCAGTCAATCTTTCGCGCTTGAGGTTCATGCGGTTCCAGGGAAGACGGTCGCTGAATGTCATTTCACCGCCGGCCATGACAGAAACCCTTGATTTGGTCAGCATTTCGACACCGAGTCCCGGCAAATCTAATAATCCAATCCTGGACGTTCACGCACATCACACCCACTACACTGGAACCGCAAAGCTTTCCGACAAGAACACGCCGCAACGTTCGTCCACGCCTGCCCATATTGCATTCGCCGAAACACCGCATTCAAGCCCCGAGAATCACCCACCAACCGGCTTCTCTACAGCAGCACAACACGGATATCTTGTGAGTCAGAACAACACAGCCCGCAGGATAGCCCCTCAAAGGCAAGAGCACTTGGAAACCGAGGGGGATGCGAAGGGCGACTTCAGCGTGCGCAGTCTTTTCGCTCGCGCGGCAGGCAGAAACGCCCAGTTCCACGGCCTCTCCCGAGAGGAGCGCCGTGTGCTTGGAGGTTGCGAGTACCGCGCTCTTAGGGTTTTGGCGGTTATCGTACCGCTttactttttcctttggcAATTCATCGGCTGCATGGCGTTGGGCGCCTGGATCAACCGCCACCGCCCCGAGCCGCCCCTCAGAAACGGCGTCAACCCATGGTGGCTTGGGATCTTCAACGGCGCCTCggcctttaataattcgggAATGTCCCTTTTAGATCTCAATATGATACCGTTCCAGGATTCCTATTATGTTCTGGTCACCATGGGATTGCTCATCCTGGCTGGAAATACTGCCTACCCTATATTCCTCCGGCTGATTCTATGGGGCATACTTCAGATACTGGACGTAGCCACTATGGAGACGGAGCTTCGCGAACTGAAAGAAACACTGCAGTTCATTCTAGATTATCCTCGCCGTGTATACACAAACCTTTTCCCACAGAGACAGACCTGGTGGCTGGTTTTCATGGTTATCCTCGTCAACAGCGTCGACTGGGTCGCTTTCGAGCTCTTGAACATGGGCAACCCCGCCGTTGAGTCGCTACCAAAAGGCTCGCGGGTTGTGGATGGTCTTTTCCAAGCAGTTG CTGTACGTTCTGGAGGCTTCTACGTGATCGCTATCCCTTCCTTGTACATTGGCGTCCAGGTCTTGTATACCATCATGATGTACATTTCGTGCTTTCCTGTGGTCATAACCCTGAGGCACACAAATGTTTATGAAGAACGCTCGCTGGGCATATACTCCGGTGACCCGATATCGCCAGACATTGAATCCGGCTTGCACGGGCGCTCTGGAGTAACAAGCCTTGCTCGCCATATCAGCCACAGCGGGACATCAGCCATCGGTCAAGCGTTTCGCCATACTTTGACTTGGCATGGGGTCGGTGTACGCACCCCTTTGACAAACTCCGCGGCTGACTCACGCATCAGCTTCATTAGCGTAAGTTATGTCGATCTCATCCATTCAACGAAGGACTGTCCTCATAATGACTtgcccaacagcaacaaatcCAGGGACAACTGGCGCACGATATGTGGTGGTTGGCGGCTGCGGTCCTTGTCATCGTTACGATTGAGACAAGCAACTTTTTGGCCGATCCGGCCACTTTCAGCGTGTTCAACGTGA
- a CDS encoding DNA-directed polymerase kappa: MTTTSQPETSATDTDDPSGFTKIVSSPQDHPKENGEDAAASLKYSLLGPSLLKAGQDTVDQLKVSEIIYNASRGSKYFNREEARDRSLTAKIDQILSKKRELEKLDLGHELRVADSLIAQLELSRDLSQHIVHVDCDAFYAAVEQLDRPELKDLPFAVGGGVLTTCNYVARKYGCRSGMAGFVAKKLCPELILLPISFEKYTAKAGEVREIIAEYDPNFESASIDEAYLNITDYCTRHAMAPADAVAKMRNDIHERTSITVSAGIAANTRLAKICSNMNKPNGQYVLPSERVAILEFMRDLPCRKVNGIGRVFERELAALGIHTLGDIYSNRQYLRNLFGEKASEFLLHCFLGLGRTCVKPAETYERKSVGTESTFRDMSDPTELRNKLRRTSEDLEQDLRRAECKGRTLCLKVKLHTFEVLTRQTVLPRAVHLATDLYKHALPMLTKLEQEIPGMKLRLMGLRCTNLATTKKPNSLAFFGLKSRGNRSEGHETTFAKKTTNLDGGKWETRPVGISAVSSGEPGAQGTRETRLTGRDSPSQSASHSDGDEITPHSRQYDREPLFAKPEWWNCPICDRLQVAEERRFNDHIDLCLSRQAIRDTIQEEAVMPSQEPKTSKMEHKKPKERKRGRHATTSDPKQKRLCFG, translated from the coding sequence ATGACCACAACATCACAACCAGAGACGAGCGCAACCGATACAGACGACCCTAGCGGATTCACAAAGATTGTGTCGTCTCCACAAGACCACCCCAAGGAAAACGGCGAGGATGCAGCTGCTTCACTCAAGTACAGCCTTTTGGGGCCTTCGCTGCTGAAGGCTGGCCAGGATACCGTGGACCAGCTCAAGGTGTCTGAGATCATCTACAATGCCTCCAGAGGTTCCAAGTACTTCAATCGCGAGGAGGCCCGGGACAGAAGTCTTACAGCCAAAATCGACCAGATTCTTAGCAAGAAACGCGAGCTGGAGAAACTGGACCTTGGTCATGAGCTTCGAGTCGCCGATAGCCTTATTGCACAGCTGGAGCTGTCGCGGGATCTGTCTCAACACATAGTTCATGTCGACTGTGATGCTTTTTACGCCGCCGTGGAACAACTGGATCGCCCTGAACTCAAGGACCTCCCTTTCGCGGTTGGCGGAGGGGTCCTCACCACCTGCAACTACGTCGCCCGCAAGTACGGCTGTCGCAGTGGGATGGCAGGCTTCGTGGCCAAAAAGCTCTGTCCTGAACTCATTTTACTCCCGATTAGTTTTGAAAAGTACACAGCAAAGGCCGGGGAGGTGCGCGAGATCATAGCCGAGTACGACCCCAATTTCGAGAGCGCAAGCATCGACGAGGCATACCTCAACATTACCGATTATTGTACTCGACATGCCATGGCTCCGGCCGACGCCGTGGCCAAAATGCGGAACGATATCCACGAAAGAACGAGCATCACTGTTTCTGCGGGCATCGCTGCAAATACAAGGCTCGCCAAGATCTGCTCCAACATGAACAAACCTAATGGGCAATACGTTTTGCCCAGCGAACGTGTTGCTATCTTGGAGTTTATGCGAGACCTTCCTTGTCGCAAGGTGAATGGTATAGGTCGCGTGTTTGAGCGCGAGCTTGCGGCATTGGGGATTCATACACTTGGGGACATTTACTCCAATAGGCAGTATCTTCGCAACCTTTTTGGAGAGAAGGCCTCTgagttcctcctccactgtTTTCTAGGCTTAGGTCGCACGTGCGTAAAGCCAGCAGAAACATATGAGCGCAAGAGCGTCGGCACAGAGAGTACTTTTCGTGATATGAGTGACCCGACAGAGCTCCGAAACAAGCTGCGTCGGACGTCGGAGGATCTCGAACAAGATCTCCGCCGGGCCGAATGCAAGGGCCGAACTTTGTGTCTCAAGGTGAAGCTTCACACGTTCGAAGTCCTCACCCGCCAGACTGTTCTGCCCCGGGCTGTACACCTTGCCACGGATCTGTACAAGCACGCGCTTCCGATGCTTACGAAACTAGAGCAGGAAATCCCAGGCATGAAGTTACGATTGATGGGGCTAAGGTGTACGAATCTCGCTACTACGAAGAAACCGAACTCGTTGGCCTTTTTTGGTTTGAAGTCGCGGGGTAATAGATCGGAGGGTCATGAGACCACTTTCGCAAAGAAAACGACAAACTTGGATGGCGGTAAATGGGAGACACGGCCCGTGGGGATATCAGCTGTATCATCAGGAGAGCCAGGAGCCCAGGGCACAAGAGAAACAAGACTAACGGGGCGGGATTCACCCAGCCAATCTGCTTCCCACAGTGATGGGGATGAGATCACGCCTCATTCGCGACAGTATGATAGAGAGCCGCTTTTTGCAAAACCAGAGTGGTGGAACTGCCCAATTTGCGACAGGCTGCAGGTGGCGGAAGAAAGGCGTTTCAACGACCACATTGACCTATGTCTCTCGCGGCAAGCAATCCGCGATACCATACAGGAGGAAGCTGTCATGCCGTCCCAAGAGCCCAAAACTTCAAAGATGGAACACAAGAAGccaaaagagagaaagagaggacGGCATGCTACTACATCCGATCCGAAGCAGAAAAGGCTCTGTTTTGGATGA
- a CDS encoding FKBP-type peptidyl-prolyl cis-trans isomerase, with the protein MKSIFLSLSLLASATVGVLAAEELGIDVTVPVECDRKTRKGDKINVHYRGTLQSNGQQFDASYDRGTPFSFKLGGGQVIKGWDEGLVDMCIGEKRTLTVPPSYGYGQRSIGPIPAGSTLIFETELIGIDGVPKPESIVYKQAAEKAEEAASAVEEKVAEATDKAGGKIADATKKVEEKAEEASANVVEKVASVVSGAAEAVKTVVADTDDVQEHNEL; encoded by the exons ATGAAGTCAATTTTcctgtcgctgtcgctaCTAGCCTCCGCCACCGTTGGCGTCCTGGCCGCCGAGGAGCTGGGCATCGACGTTACCGTTCCTGTAGAGTGCGATCGCAAGACTCGCAAGGGCGACAAGATCAATGTCCATTATCGCGGCACCCTCCAATCCAATGGCCAGCAGTTTGATGCTA GCTACGACCGCGGGACACCCTTCAGCTTCAAGCTCGGCGGTGGTCAGGTTATCAAGGG ATGGGACGAAGGCCTCGTTGACATGTGCATTGGCGAGAAGCGGACATTGACGGTTCCTCCCAGTTACGGCTACGGCCAGCGCTCCATCGGTCCCATCCCGGCCGGTTCCACCCTGATTTTCGAGACCGAGCTGATTGGTATTGACGGCGTCCCCAAGCCCGAATCCATCGTCTACAAACAGGCTGCCGAGAAAGCTGAGGAGGCTGCTTCGGCGGTTGAAGAAAAGGTTGCTGAGGCTACCGACAAGGCTGGAGGAAAGATTGCAGACGCTACTAAGAAGGTCGAGGAgaaggctgaggaggctTCTGCCAATGTTGTCGAGAAGGTGGCTAGCGTGGTCAGCGGAGCTGCCGAAGCCGTCAAGACAGTTGTCGCCGACACTGATGATGTCCAGGAGCACAATGAGCTGTGA
- a CDS encoding DUF52 domain-containing protein translates to MEAAARDWSKSDGHGDFQRTRPASHAGSWYLGNAARLSSQLDEFMSRVPNKLDGRDLPIPGARVIIAPHAGYSYSGPCAAWAYKILDLANVKRVFLLGPSHTFYLKGCALSTFGKYSTPFGDLVVDGKAVDELMEDQKFSPIPVEYDIREHCLEMHLPYLWKRLEQTLGGDSSQFPPIVPVLVGDLSADGEKAVGSILAPYLADPKNAFIISSDFCHWGKNYHYRPQLHKGLVRDQDAQWASLKIQPGFKTKADGSEPRDAEVPIHEVIKALDDLVMDSIKTGDHSDYYSILKGTNNTVCGRHPIGVVLAALEKMGGAQSGESKGKFQFVQYQRSNLVEKQSDFSVSYVSAYSIL, encoded by the exons ATGGAGGCCGCGGCGAGAGACTGGTCCAAGAGCGACGGCCACGGCGACTTCCAGAGAACGCGACCGGCTAGCCATGCTGGCTCATGGTACCTGGGCAATGCTGCGCGGCTATCCTCCCAACTCGACGAGTTTATGAGCCGTGTGCCTAACAAGCTGGATGGAAGGGACCTCCCCATCCCAGGTGCTCGTGTGATTATTGCCCC GCACGCTGGCTACTCGTACTCTGGGCCATGTGCTGCATGGGCCTACAAAATCCTAGACCTCGCAAACGTGAAGcgtgtcttcctcctcggtccATCCCATACCTTCTACCTGAAGGGTTGCGCGCTGTCTACGTTCGGAAAGTACAGCACCCCATTTGGGGATCTAGTTGTGGATGGCAAGGCCGTTGACGAGTTGATGGAAGACCAAAAGTTCTCCCCGATCCCTGTTGAATATGACATCCGGGAGCATTGTCTGGAGATGCATCTGCCTTACCTGTGGAAGAGACTTGAGCAGACGCTCGGTGGCGACAGCAGCCAGTTCCCGCCCATCGTGCCGGTCTTAGTCGGAGACTTGTCTGCAGACGGGGAGAAAGCCGTTGGCTCCATCCTGGCGCCATATCTGGCGGACCCCAAAAACGCGTTCATCATCTCATCAGACTTTTGTCATTGGGGCAAGAACTACCACTATCGGCCCCAGTTACACAAAGGCCTCGTCCGAGACCAGGACGCACAGTGGGCGAGTCTCAAGATCCAGCCGGGTTTCAAAACCAAAGCAGATGGGAGCGAGCCAAGAGACGCTGAGGTACCTATCCACGAAGTCATCAAGGCGCTTGATGATCTGGTGATGGACTCAATCAAGACGGGCGACCACAGCGACTACTACAGCATCCTCAAGGGAACCAACAACACGGTATGTGGCAGACACCCGATTGGAGTTGTACTGGCAGCCTTGGAGAAAATGGGAGGTGCTCAGTCCGGGGAAAGTAAGGGCAAGTTCCAGTTTGTCCAGTATCAGCGAAGTAATCTGGTTGAGAAGCAAAGCGACTTTAGCGTGAGCTATGTGTCAGCTTACTCTATCCTCTGA
- the syn-1 gene encoding syntaxin family protein, variant 2: protein MSYGYGGRDPSFDQRDGAAGAYSPLGERDQSPASYAGGNYGGNNMEMSSITTGGLYGGDPTAILNECRDIDNGIEQIEANLRELRRLQDRCLAEADSSASSSSRQLDTLNTETMALYRTITDRVRKIKSSPEGRQPRNQAQVGRVDRRLRQAIQDYQGVESSFRKKMQEQMARQYRIVRPDATEDEVKAAVEDTTGNSQVFQQALMQNNRVGEARAVLSAVQDRHKALQRIEQQMVELAQLFEQLNTLIVEQDVKIQAIEQTSEEVVDNLDKGNEEIAVAVQTARATRKKKWMCLGICVAIIVVIVIIVVVYVVVTHPPGGGNRPAQNTKRGLLQRSFPDDLQMNNARAIQIAAPMAGPISRIHRQSNYVVPDSADSESLVKRLSPEAFDRIISPYKQAPAGATNAKRFVITDEILEFMEQNNAVASRGPHRAGKRFVITDEILESMRGGQVADHKKFVPGHHNDAKDGK from the exons ATGAGT TACGG ATACGGTGGAAGAGATCCTTCCTTCGACCAACGGGATGGTGCCGCTGGTGCTTATTCCCCGCTTGGTGAAAGGGACCAGTCTCCCGCCTCCTACGCCGGAGGCAATTATGGAG GAAACAATATGGAGATGAGCTCAATCACCACTGGAGGCTTATATGGCGGTGACCCGACTGCAATTCTGAACGAGTGCCGGGACATCGACAATGGAATCGAGCAAATCGAAGCAAATCTACGCGAGCTACGAAGACTGCAGGACCGCTGCCTCGCTGAGGCGGATTCATCCGCTAGCTCATCGAGTCGGCAGCTAGACACACTCAACACGGAGACCATGGCCTTGTACCGCACCATAACTGATCGCGTCCGCAAAATCAAGTCGAGCCCTGAGGGCCGCCAGCCTCGAAACCAGGCCCAGGTTGGCCGCGTTGACCGCCGGTTGCGACAAGCGATTCAAGACTATCAGGGCGTCGAATCCTCGTTCCGCAAGAAGATGCAGGAGCAGATGGCCCGCCAGTACCGCATTGTGCGCCCCGATGCGACCGAGGACGAGGTCAAGGCCGCCGTCGAGGACACTACCGGAAACTCGCAGGTTTTCCAGCAGGCATTGATGCAGAACAATCGCGTGGGCGAGGCGAGAGCTGTGCTCAGTGCTGTCCAGGACCGTCACAAGGCTTTGCAGAGGATTGAGCAGCAAATGGTCGAGTTGGCGCAGCTGTTTGAGCAGTTGAACACGTTGATTGTGGAACAGGACGTCAAGATTCAGGCTATTGAGCAGACGAGTGAGGAGGTGGTTGACAATCTCGACAAAGGCAATGAGGAGATTGCAGTGGCTGTCCAGACGGCGCGGGCCACCCGCAAGAAGAAGTGGATGTGCTTGGGTATTTGCG TGGCCATTATCGTTGTGATTGTTATCATTGTGGTGGTATATGTTGTCGTCACCCATCCTCCAGGCGGCGGAAATCGACCGGCGCAGAACACGAAGCGTGGTCTTCTGCAACGAAGCTTTCCCGATGATCTGCAGATGAACAACGCCCGAGCTATCCAGATTGCCGCTCCCATGGCCGGCCCCATCTCTCGTATCCACAGACAGTCAAACTACGTCGTCCCTGATAGTGCCGACTCGGAGTCTCTTGTTAAGAGGCTCTCACCGGAAGCGTTCGACCGCATCATTTCGCCCTACAAACAAGCACCTGCAGGAGCGACAAACGCGAAACGATTTGTAATCACAGACGAAATCCTCGAGTTTATGGAACAGAATAACGCGGTGGCTTCTCGCGGCCCTCATAGGGCCGGAAAGCGCTTCGTCATCACGGACGAAATTCTGGAAAGTATGAGAGGCGGCCAAGTGGCAGACCATAAAAAGTTTGTTCCGGGTCATCATAACGATGCGAAGGATGGCAAATGA
- the syn-1 gene encoding syntaxin family protein, variant 3, translating to MEMSSITTGGLYGGDPTAILNECRDIDNGIEQIEANLRELRRLQDRCLAEADSSASSSSRQLDTLNTETMALYRTITDRVRKIKSSPEGRQPRNQAQVGRVDRRLRQAIQDYQGVESSFRKKMQEQMARQYRIVRPDATEDEVKAAVEDTTGNSQVFQQALMQNNRVGEARAVLSAVQDRHKALQRIEQQMVELAQLFEQLNTLIVEQDVKIQAIEQTSEEVVDNLDKGNEEIAVAVQTARATRKKKWMCLGICVAIIVVIVIIVVVYVVVTHPPGGGNRPAQNTKRGLLQRSFPDDLQMNNARAIQIAAPMAGPISRIHRQSNYVVPDSADSESLVKRLSPEAFDRIISPYKQAPAGATNAKRFVITDEILEFMEQNNAVASRGPHRAGKRFVITDEILESMRGGQVADHKKFVPGHHNDAKDGK from the exons ATGGAGATGAGCTCAATCACCACTGGAGGCTTATATGGCGGTGACCCGACTGCAATTCTGAACGAGTGCCGGGACATCGACAATGGAATCGAGCAAATCGAAGCAAATCTACGCGAGCTACGAAGACTGCAGGACCGCTGCCTCGCTGAGGCGGATTCATCCGCTAGCTCATCGAGTCGGCAGCTAGACACACTCAACACGGAGACCATGGCCTTGTACCGCACCATAACTGATCGCGTCCGCAAAATCAAGTCGAGCCCTGAGGGCCGCCAGCCTCGAAACCAGGCCCAGGTTGGCCGCGTTGACCGCCGGTTGCGACAAGCGATTCAAGACTATCAGGGCGTCGAATCCTCGTTCCGCAAGAAGATGCAGGAGCAGATGGCCCGCCAGTACCGCATTGTGCGCCCCGATGCGACCGAGGACGAGGTCAAGGCCGCCGTCGAGGACACTACCGGAAACTCGCAGGTTTTCCAGCAGGCATTGATGCAGAACAATCGCGTGGGCGAGGCGAGAGCTGTGCTCAGTGCTGTCCAGGACCGTCACAAGGCTTTGCAGAGGATTGAGCAGCAAATGGTCGAGTTGGCGCAGCTGTTTGAGCAGTTGAACACGTTGATTGTGGAACAGGACGTCAAGATTCAGGCTATTGAGCAGACGAGTGAGGAGGTGGTTGACAATCTCGACAAAGGCAATGAGGAGATTGCAGTGGCTGTCCAGACGGCGCGGGCCACCCGCAAGAAGAAGTGGATGTGCTTGGGTATTTGCG TGGCCATTATCGTTGTGATTGTTATCATTGTGGTGGTATATGTTGTCGTCACCCATCCTCCAGGCGGCGGAAATCGACCGGCGCAGAACACGAAGCGTGGTCTTCTGCAACGAAGCTTTCCCGATGATCTGCAGATGAACAACGCCCGAGCTATCCAGATTGCCGCTCCCATGGCCGGCCCCATCTCTCGTATCCACAGACAGTCAAACTACGTCGTCCCTGATAGTGCCGACTCGGAGTCTCTTGTTAAGAGGCTCTCACCGGAAGCGTTCGACCGCATCATTTCGCCCTACAAACAAGCACCTGCAGGAGCGACAAACGCGAAACGATTTGTAATCACAGACGAAATCCTCGAGTTTATGGAACAGAATAACGCGGTGGCTTCTCGCGGCCCTCATAGGGCCGGAAAGCGCTTCGTCATCACGGACGAAATTCTGGAAAGTATGAGAGGCGGCCAAGTGGCAGACCATAAAAAGTTTGTTCCGGGTCATCATAACGATGCGAAGGATGGCAAATGA
- the syn-1 gene encoding syntaxin family protein has protein sequence MENHQYGYGGRDPSFDQRDGAAGAYSPLGERDQSPASYAGGNYGGNNMEMSSITTGGLYGGDPTAILNECRDIDNGIEQIEANLRELRRLQDRCLAEADSSASSSSRQLDTLNTETMALYRTITDRVRKIKSSPEGRQPRNQAQVGRVDRRLRQAIQDYQGVESSFRKKMQEQMARQYRIVRPDATEDEVKAAVEDTTGNSQVFQQALMQNNRVGEARAVLSAVQDRHKALQRIEQQMVELAQLFEQLNTLIVEQDVKIQAIEQTSEEVVDNLDKGNEEIAVAVQTARATRKKKWMCLGICVAIIVVIVIIVVVYVVVTHPPGGGNRPAQNTKRGLLQRSFPDDLQMNNARAIQIAAPMAGPISRIHRQSNYVVPDSADSESLVKRLSPEAFDRIISPYKQAPAGATNAKRFVITDEILEFMEQNNAVASRGPHRAGKRFVITDEILESMRGGQVADHKKFVPGHHNDAKDGK, from the exons ATGGAAAACCATCAGTACGG ATACGGTGGAAGAGATCCTTCCTTCGACCAACGGGATGGTGCCGCTGGTGCTTATTCCCCGCTTGGTGAAAGGGACCAGTCTCCCGCCTCCTACGCCGGAGGCAATTATGGAG GAAACAATATGGAGATGAGCTCAATCACCACTGGAGGCTTATATGGCGGTGACCCGACTGCAATTCTGAACGAGTGCCGGGACATCGACAATGGAATCGAGCAAATCGAAGCAAATCTACGCGAGCTACGAAGACTGCAGGACCGCTGCCTCGCTGAGGCGGATTCATCCGCTAGCTCATCGAGTCGGCAGCTAGACACACTCAACACGGAGACCATGGCCTTGTACCGCACCATAACTGATCGCGTCCGCAAAATCAAGTCGAGCCCTGAGGGCCGCCAGCCTCGAAACCAGGCCCAGGTTGGCCGCGTTGACCGCCGGTTGCGACAAGCGATTCAAGACTATCAGGGCGTCGAATCCTCGTTCCGCAAGAAGATGCAGGAGCAGATGGCCCGCCAGTACCGCATTGTGCGCCCCGATGCGACCGAGGACGAGGTCAAGGCCGCCGTCGAGGACACTACCGGAAACTCGCAGGTTTTCCAGCAGGCATTGATGCAGAACAATCGCGTGGGCGAGGCGAGAGCTGTGCTCAGTGCTGTCCAGGACCGTCACAAGGCTTTGCAGAGGATTGAGCAGCAAATGGTCGAGTTGGCGCAGCTGTTTGAGCAGTTGAACACGTTGATTGTGGAACAGGACGTCAAGATTCAGGCTATTGAGCAGACGAGTGAGGAGGTGGTTGACAATCTCGACAAAGGCAATGAGGAGATTGCAGTGGCTGTCCAGACGGCGCGGGCCACCCGCAAGAAGAAGTGGATGTGCTTGGGTATTTGCG TGGCCATTATCGTTGTGATTGTTATCATTGTGGTGGTATATGTTGTCGTCACCCATCCTCCAGGCGGCGGAAATCGACCGGCGCAGAACACGAAGCGTGGTCTTCTGCAACGAAGCTTTCCCGATGATCTGCAGATGAACAACGCCCGAGCTATCCAGATTGCCGCTCCCATGGCCGGCCCCATCTCTCGTATCCACAGACAGTCAAACTACGTCGTCCCTGATAGTGCCGACTCGGAGTCTCTTGTTAAGAGGCTCTCACCGGAAGCGTTCGACCGCATCATTTCGCCCTACAAACAAGCACCTGCAGGAGCGACAAACGCGAAACGATTTGTAATCACAGACGAAATCCTCGAGTTTATGGAACAGAATAACGCGGTGGCTTCTCGCGGCCCTCATAGGGCCGGAAAGCGCTTCGTCATCACGGACGAAATTCTGGAAAGTATGAGAGGCGGCCAAGTGGCAGACCATAAAAAGTTTGTTCCGGGTCATCATAACGATGCGAAGGATGGCAAATGA